The following proteins are co-located in the bacterium genome:
- a CDS encoding integron integrase codes for MTTVIEQNATFTAAERDTRPANQPPKLLDRVRERIRVLHYARTTEKTYIHWILGYIRFHGRCHPQDMGAAEVEAYLSHLATARDVAAGTQNQAMHAILFLYKQVLGIDLPWLDGITRAKPSKRLPTVLTQAETRALLAEVDGLPGLVIRLLYGTGMRLMEGLRLRVKDIDFAGRAIVVRGGKGDKDRVVPLPESLITPLQARLAERRKMHDVDLAKGMADVELPHALERKYPNAGKEFGWQYVFAAADYSADPHSGVIRRHHLHEKTIQRHVRDAARRAGIIKPTHPHTLRHSFATHLLETGADIRTVQELLGHSDVSTTMIYTHVLNRGGRGVVSPLDRI; via the coding sequence ATCGAACAAAACGCGACATTCACCGCCGCGGAACGCGACACCAGGCCGGCCAATCAGCCGCCGAAGCTGCTTGACCGTGTCCGCGAGCGCATCCGGGTACTGCACTACGCGCGGACGACCGAGAAAACCTACATCCACTGGATTCTCGGCTACATCCGTTTCCATGGCCGGTGCCATCCACAGGACATGGGCGCCGCGGAGGTCGAAGCCTACCTGTCGCACCTGGCCACGGCGCGCGACGTTGCCGCTGGCACGCAGAATCAGGCCATGCACGCCATCCTGTTTTTATACAAGCAGGTGCTCGGCATCGACCTGCCATGGCTCGACGGCATCACCCGCGCCAAACCGTCGAAGCGCCTGCCCACGGTACTGACACAAGCCGAGACACGCGCCCTGCTGGCCGAAGTCGACGGCCTGCCAGGCCTCGTCATCAGGCTACTCTACGGCACCGGCATGCGGCTGATGGAAGGCCTGCGCCTGCGGGTCAAGGACATCGATTTCGCCGGCCGGGCCATCGTCGTCCGCGGCGGAAAGGGCGACAAGGATCGCGTCGTACCCCTGCCGGAATCGTTGATCACGCCGCTGCAGGCACGGCTGGCCGAGCGCCGCAAGATGCACGACGTCGACCTCGCCAAGGGCATGGCCGACGTCGAACTGCCGCACGCCCTGGAACGAAAATATCCGAACGCCGGCAAAGAGTTCGGCTGGCAATACGTCTTCGCCGCCGCCGACTACTCAGCCGATCCGCACTCTGGCGTCATCCGTCGCCACCACCTGCACGAAAAGACCATCCAGCGCCATGTGCGCGATGCCGCCCGCCGCGCCGGCATCATCAAGCCGACCCACCCGCATACCCTGCGCCACAGCTTCGCCACCCACCTGCTCGAAACCGGCGCCGACATCCGCACCGTGCAGGAGCTGCTCGGCCACAGCGATGTCTCGACGACGATGATCTACACCCACGTCCTCAACCGCGGCGGGCGCGGCGTGGTCAGTCCGCTGGACAGGATTTAA